In a genomic window of Scomber japonicus isolate fScoJap1 chromosome 17, fScoJap1.pri, whole genome shotgun sequence:
- the klf11a gene encoding Krueppel-like factor 11a produces MLSVTAERSCQVDCADGWPVAIMEHKPSIEYHDLEAAEALVSMSFWGQRSHKPRPLTPTSDSCDSIQLHPEGGDNTKDLIALSSLCMTPPHSPSFVEASTTAVLTTTCALSPASRPLLPRPGLLSDSHSGLPRPSCSVTSETSALPPPHTESSSVALPGRAMATSVIRHTADSLAVPTPPPPAAAAPPTETSTLLLPPPPPKTPEMLQESGQQQQDGPPPCLHSFASSLSPPHSSPLSSSSSSPVSGSPVLCQVFPVSGRTGMISAFVQTPVQVQTQGGPKPILPQSPSSFAQPLLVGSAVPQGTVMFVVPQAPVSQTSQGPQTVMTLGNTKLLPLAPAPVYMPSGAGGGASQADFSRRRNYVCNFPGCKKTYFKSSHLKAHLRTHTGEKPFSCHWEGCDKKFARSDELSRHRRTHTGEKKFVCNVCDRRFMRSDHLTKHTRRHMTTKRASSWPAETCDLNKVALPKGPNRGPVLPVGMLVPAAN; encoded by the exons GTCGACTGTGCGGACGGATGGCCGGTAGCGATCATGGAGCACAAGCCGAGCATCGAGTATCACGACCTGGAGGCAGCGGAGGCGCTGGTCAGCATGAGCTTCTGGGGGCAAAGGTCGCACAAGCCCCGCCCGCTGACCCCCACCTCCGACTCCTGTGACTCCATCCAGCTCCACCCGGAAGGCGGAGACAACACCAAGGACCTGATCGCCCTGTCGTCTCTG tgTATGACTCCACCTCACAGTCCGAGCTTCGTTGAGGCCTCTACCACTGCTGTCCTCACCACCACATGCGCTCTAAGCCCCGCCTCCAGACCACTCCTACCCCGCCCCGGTCTCCTAAGCGACTCCCACAGTGGCCTCCCCCGACCCTCCTGCTCCGTCACCTCAGAGACCTCGGCGCTTCCACCTCCTCACACGGAGTCGTCCTCTGTGGCGCTGCCCGGCAGAGCGATGGCCACCAGTGTCATCCGCCACACGGCCGACAGCCTCGCCGTTCCCACACCGCCTCCCCCCGCCGCAGCCGCCCCGCCCACGGAAACCTCcacactgctgctgccgccgccgccaccCAAAACTCCAGAGATGCTTCAGGAGAgcgggcagcagcagcaggacggACCTCCTCCATGTCTTCACAGCTTCGCCTCCTCTTTatctcctcctcactcctccccgctgtcttcctcctcttcctctccggTCTCCGGCTCTCCGGTCCTGTGCCAGGTGTTCCCCGTGAGCGGCCGGACGGGGATGATCTCCGCCTTCGTCCAGACTCCGGTTCAGGTGCAGACTCAGGGGGGCCCCAAACCCATCCTGCCCCAGTCTCCTTCCAGCTTCGCCCAGCCCCTCCTGGTGGGCTCCGCCGTTCCGCAGGGGACCGTGATGTTCGTGGTCCCCCAGGCGCCCGTGTCCCAGACGTCGCAGGGCCCGCAGACTGTCATGACGCTGGGCAACACCAAACTCCTCCCGCTGGCCCCGGCTCCGGTTTACATGCCGTCAGGAGCGGGCGGCGGAGCCTCGCAGGCCGACTTCTCCCGCAGGCGGAACTACGTCTGCAACTTCCCCGGCTGCAAGAAGACGTACTTCAAGAGCTCACACCTGAAGGCTcacctgcgcacacacacag GTGAGAAGCCGTTCAGCTGTCACTGGGAGGGCTGCGACAAGAAGTTCGCCCGCTCCGACGAGCTTTCCCGCCACCGCCGCACGCACACCGGAGAGAAGAAGTTTGTCTGCAACGTGTGCGACCGCCGCTTCATGCGCAGCGACCACCTGACGAAACACACCCGGCGACACATGACCACCAAGAGGGCGTCGTCATGGCCCGCCGAAACCTGTGACCTCAACAAAGTGGCTCTGCCGAAGGGCCCCAACAGAGGCCCCGTGCTTCCTGTCGGCATGCTGGTCCCCGCAGCCAACTAA